A single Osmerus mordax isolate fOsmMor3 chromosome 9, fOsmMor3.pri, whole genome shotgun sequence DNA region contains:
- the bend3 gene encoding BEN domain-containing protein 3 has translation MSFSEHGDSPGREMLEKEKSPNKEIKKELEECAVCEKVEAPGGWSHDTSEATKRPAETDSDVIIAEVGQPTSSKRVRVSQEGQKLMEKLPEDVPRPQPLCLTTAGEKKDLNQEKTRVSFRKPLYSISHRITEKRVTSSLDPHTHHEGGVKLSYSGLLSPKLPSMGEHSRCEPLLPAVGGTLGSASSTDSNFYPLIEKMFFILNTLNSSMTQLHSKVDLLSLEVTRIKKQIKPSEMVTEFQPPPEYLLTSEELRQLMEQTSTAGELGCRLLVHLFPELFKGTECTHGCIASKRTLDSLHLQLIRNYVEVCFPLVKNNNIWQDECLLQINDFFNSFWAQKDMESGQPSRKQTVTGLDIKAETCHFINEDGQEEHLSLDTNGHQNNLVVSDLVHDTQIREDLDEFSSPEDFVIFLVNRLFPEVFDEGRMSEGQGGISSVGQLILDSNRIEIIRKYMEANFPEVPEDTWLQVCVQRMEDALEGPHSNSSEPDHLNDESYDSTSLPDDVSIIKISDLCDFERPIRKSKKSLLSPVDFDKLEVPLPGFVVPKEYLLSKEQLRNNYDCSLSIGNFASRLLVLMFPELFTYENARKHYNCSGSLGKKQLDPVRVNLIRHYVQLLYPRAKNDRVWTLEFVGKLDERCRRRDTEQRRSYQQQRKVYPPDYEQEPGDFLMVCQENQLNTDNLQNPDFDMPPLPPEKSSKDFCKIPLDELTVSIPDFPVPSVYLLSDTEVREIVQQSLSVGNFAARLLVRLFPELFTQENLRLQYNHSGACNKKQLDPVRLRLIRHYVEAVYPVDKMEEVWHYECVPSIDERCRRPNRKKCDILKKAKRSSTVS, from the exons ATGAGTTTCTCCGAGCATGGGGATTCCCCAGGCAGAGAGATGCTTGAGAAGG AGAAAAGCCCAAATAAAGAGATTAAGAAGGAGCTAGAGGAATGTGCTGTTTGTGAGAAAGTTGAAGCCCCTGGAGGATGGTCTCATGACACTAGTGAGGCCACTAAACGTCCTGCAGAGACGGACTCCGACGTTATAATTGCTGAAGTGGGCCAGCCTACCAGTAGCAAGAGAGTTAGGGTCTCTCAAGAG GGGCAAAAGTTAATGGAAAAGTTGCCTGAGGATGTCCCCAGGCCTCAGCCACTCTGCCTTACAACTGCTGGAGAGAAGAAAGACCTCAACCAGGAGAAGACTAGGGTCTCTTTCAGGAAGCCCCTCTACAGTATCTCTCACAGGATCACAGAAAAGAGGGTCACGTCAAGCCTagacccacatacacaccacgaGGGTGGAGTGAAGCTTAGTTACAGTGGCCTCTTATCCCCAAAGCTGCCCTCCATGGGAGAGCACAGCCGGTGTgaacctctcctccctgccgtgGGTGGGACACTAGGTTCTGCATCCTCAACAGACTCCAACTTTTACCCGTTGATagaaaaaatgttttttatcCTTAATACTCTGAACTCAAGCAtgacacagctccacagcaagGTGGATCTACTCTCGCTGGAGGTAACGCGCATCAAGAAACAAATCAAACCCTCAGAGATGGTGACAGAGTTTCAGCCCCCACCAGAGTACTTGCTGACAAGCGAAGAGCTGAGGCAGCTCATGGAGCAGACGTCGACTGCGGGTGAGCTGGGGTGCAGACTGCTGGTTCATCTCTTCCCTGAGCTCTTTAAGGGCACGGAATGCACCCACGGCTGCATAGCCAGCAAAAGAACTCTGGATTCTCTCCACCTGCAGCTCATACGCAACTACGTTGAGGTGTGCTTCCCTCTGGTTAAAAATAACAATATCTGGCAGGATGAATGCCTTTTACAGATCAATGACTTTTTCAATAGCTTCTGGGCTCAGAAGGATATGGAGAGTGGACAGCCAAGCAGGAAACAGACAGTCACAGGCCTTGATATTAAGGCTGAGACCTGCCATTTCATCAACGAAGACGGTCAAGAAGAGCACCTGTCACTAGACACAAATGGACACCAAAACAACCTGGTTGTCTCGGACCTGGTGCATGACACTCAGATCAGGGAGGACCTTGATGAGTTTTCCTCACCTGAGGACTTTGTTATTTTTCTTGTCAATCGTCTTTTCCCGGAGGTGTTTGATGAGGGAAGAATGTCAGAGGGTCAGGGTGGTATCAGTAGTGTGGGACAGTTGATTCTGGACTCAAACAGAATCGAGATCATTCGGAAGTATATGGAGGCAAACTTCCCAGAAGTCCCTGAAGATACCTGGCTGCAGGTATGTGTCCAGCGTATGGAGGATGCCCTGGAGGGTCCTCATAGCAACAGCAGTGAACCTGATCATTTAAATGATGAGAGCTATGACTCCACAAGCCTTCCTGATGACGTCTCCATCATCAAGATTAGTGACCTGTGTGATTTTGAAAGGCCAATTCGGAAGTCTAAAAAGTCCTTGCTCAGCCCAGTCGATTTTGACAAACTGGAGGTGCCTCTGCCAGGTTTTGTTGTTCCTAAGGAGTACCTGCTGTCAAAGGAGCAGCTGAGGAACAACTATGACTGCAGCCTGTCGATAGGTAACTTTGCCTCTCGCCTGTTGGTATTGATGTTTCCCGAGCTCTTCACCTATGAGAACGCACGGAAGCATTACAACTGTAGCGGCTCTCTGGGGAAGAAGCAGCTGGATCCTGTCCGAGTCAACCTGATTCGCCACTATGTACAGTTACTGTACCCACGAGCCAAGAATGACAGGGTCTGGACTTTGGAGTTTGTGGGTAAACTGGACGAGCGGTGCCGGCGACGTGACACAGAACAGAGGAGGTCGTACCAGCAGCAGCGCAAAGTCTATCCTCCAGACTACGAACAAGAGCCTGGAGACTTCTTGATGGTTTGCCAAGAGAACCAGCTGAATACAGATAACTTGCAGAATCCGGACTTTGATATGCCCCCTCTACCTCCTGAGAAAAGTAGCAAAGACTTCTGCAAGATTCCATTGGACGAACTGACTGTGTCAATACCGGACTTCCCTGTGCCTTCTGTCTACCTGCTCTCAGACACAGAGGTGCGGGAAATCGTCCAGCAGAGTCTCTCAGTGGGAAACTTTGCAGCTCGCCTGCTTGTGCGCCTCTTCCCTGAGCTGTTCACCCAGGAGAACCTGCGGCTTCAGTACAACCACTCGGGCGCGTGCAACAAGAAGCAGCTAGACCCAGTGCGCCTCAGGCTCATACGGCACTATGTAGAGGCTGTGTATCCTGTAGACAAAATGGAGGAAGTTTGGCACTATGAATGTGTGCCAAGCATTGATGAACGCTGCCGGCGACCCAACCGTAAAAAATGTGACATATTGAAGAAGGCCAAGAGATCAAGTACTGTGTCCTAG
- the mtres1 gene encoding mitochondrial transcription rescue factor 1, with protein sequence MQSLLVQALTLRQLGRLTPRQLLTPGHGLHWTEWCPRTIHSRQVLGATHLLSHRTHKLLIRKFPELSWSVQHARFKSKKKGAPRATQKEDEEEDDYSVDSDNEDEPEDDPSLPKDYKDLEKFVQSFRYDLIMKAGLDIARNKLEDAFYSDKLRLNGQKLIKKSKLVKVGDTLDLILSENHEADTITLMRVILKKMLGESKDGDKYKVVLRRWKNIELSKQDAFKQ encoded by the exons ATGCAGAGTTTGTTGGTACAAGCCTTGACTCTTAGGCAGTTAGGGAGACTAACTCCTCGCCAGCTTCTAACTCCGGGACACGGACTACACTGGACAGAATGGTGCCCAAGGACAATACACTCCCGCCAGGTGCTGGGTGCCACACATTTACTGTCTCATAGAACTCACAAACTTCTCATTCGTAAATTCCCAGAATTAAGCTGGTCTGTTCAACACGCAAGGTTCAAAAGCAAGAAAAAAGGAGCTCCAAGGGCAACACagaaagaggatgaggaggaagacgacTATTCTGTGGACAGTGACAATGAAGATGAACCGGAGGATGATCCCAGTTTACCCAAGGACTACAAAGACTTGGAGAAATTTGTGCAGTCCTTTCGTTATGATCTCATTATGAAAGCTGGACTTGACATAGCACGCAA CAAACTGGAAGATGCCTTCTACAGCGACAAGCTTAGGTTGAATGGACAGAAACTCATAAAGAAAAGTAAATTG GTGAAAGTTGGGGACACTTTGGACCTTATTTTGTCTGAGAATCATGAGGCTGACACCATTACTCTCATGAGAGTGATTCTTAAGAAGATGCTGGGTGAATCCAAGGATGGGGACAAGTACAAAGTTGTTCTGAGGCGCTGGAAAAACATAGAACTCTCAAAGCAGGATGCCTTCAAGCAGTGA